From the Xyrauchen texanus isolate HMW12.3.18 chromosome 37, RBS_HiC_50CHRs, whole genome shotgun sequence genome, one window contains:
- the rbm39b gene encoding RNA-binding protein 39b isoform X1 gives MADDFDVEAMLEAPYKKGESKSSCANGHDDGRSKKKRHSKSRSPDRRRSRSRDRKKSREQRRSRSRDRRRSRSKERKRSRSRSRDRGGRYRGRKSPFMVPKLNGGPGGKFGPHFNKHSRRRSRSKSPFKKDKSPIRQPIDNLTPEERDARTVFCMQLAARIRPKDLEEFFSAVGKVRDVRMISDRNSRRSKGIAYIEFVEATSVPLAIGLTGQRVLGVPIIVQASQAEKNRAAAALAASLQKGGAGPMRLYVGSLHFNITEDMLRGIFEPFGKIEGIQLMMDNETGRSKGYGFISFADAECAKKALEQLNGFELAGRPMKVGHVTERSDASSASSFLDNDELERTGIDLGTTGRLQLMARLAEGTGLQIPAAAKQALQMSGSLALGNLANATTTATAPLLPNPGMNQAMNLPTQPLATHCLQLSNMFNPQSEDEPGWDTEIQDDIIEECKKHGGIVHIYIDKNSPQGNVYVKCPTIPGAMAVVSGLHGRWFAGKMITAAYVPLPTYHNLFPDSVTATELLRPTRR, from the exons GGTGAAAGCAAATCCTCTTGCGCCAATGGTCACGATGACGGCCGCAGCAAGAA GAAAAGACATAGCAAAAGTCGCAGTCCAGACCGCCGGAGGAGTAGAAGCAGAGACCGCAAGAAGAGTCGAGAGCAACGGAGAAGTCGTAGTCGTGATCGGAGACGTTCCCGCAGCAAAGAGCGCAAGCGTTCTCGATCCCGCAGCCGGGATCGTGGTGGGCGATACCGAGGTCGCAAAAGTCCGTT TATGGTGCCAAAATTAAACGGTGGTCCTGGAGGGAAGTTTGGCCCACATTTCAACAAGCACAG CCGCAGGCGCTCTCGGAGCAAGAGTCCCTTTAAGAAAGACAAGAGCCCCATCAG GCAGCCAATAGATAATCTGACCCCAGAGGAGAGAGACGCCCGCACGGTGTTCTGCATGCAGCTGGCTGCCAGAATTAGACCCAAAGATCTGGAAGAGTTCTTCTCAGCAGTAGGAAAA GTTCGTGACGTAAGGATGATCTCAGACAGAAACTCTCGGAGATCAAAGGGCATTGCCTATATTGAGTTTGTAGAAGCGACCTCAGTACCGCTGGCCATTGGGCTGACAGGACAGCGGGTTCTGGGAGTGCCAATTATAGTCCAGGCCTCACAG GCTGAGAAGAACAGGGCAGCAGCAGCACTGGCAGCCAGCCTCCAGAAAGGTGGTGCAGGGCCGATGCGGCTCTATGTGGGCTCCCTCCACTTTAACATAACTGAGGACATGCTCAGGGGTATCTTTGAGCCATTTGGCAAG ATTGAGGGCATCCAGCTAATGATGGACAATGAAACGGGCAGGTCAAAAGGATATGGCTTCATATCA TTTGCAGATGCAGAGTGTGCTAAAAAAGCCCTGGAGCAGCTAAATGGTTTTGAGCTTGCTGGTCGGCCCATGAAGGTCGGTCATGTTACAGAGCGTTCAGATGCGTCTTCAGCCAGCTCCTTCTTGGACAATGATGAGCTGGAGAGAACTGGTATTGACTTGGGCACGACGGGACGCCTTCAGCTGATGGCAAGACTTGCAGAGG GTACAGGATTGCAGATTCCTGCCGCCGCCAAGCAGGCTTTACAGATGAGTGGCTCTCTGGCGCTTGGAAATCTAGCAAATG ctaCGACCACAGCCACAGCTCCCCTACTCCCCAATCCAGGGATGAACCAGGCCATGAACCTTCCAACCCAGCCGCTGGCCACACACTGTTTACAGCTATCCAACATGTTCAATCCACAGTC GGAAGACGAACCAGGGTGGGACACAGAGATACAGGATGACATCATTGAAGAGTGCAAAAAACACGGTGGCATCGTTCACATATACATTGACAAGAACTCTCCTCAA GGAAATGTTTATGTAAAATGTCCGACCATCCCAGGAGCAATGGCTGTTGTCAGCGGCCTCCATGGCCGGTGGTTTGCAG GTAAAATGATCACCGCTGCCTACGTGCCCCTTCCCACTTACCATAACCTGTTTCCAGACTCAGTCACAGCAACGGAGCTCCTGAGGCCCACGCGCCGGTGA
- the rbm39b gene encoding RNA-binding protein 39b isoform X2, with amino-acid sequence MVPKLNGGPGGKFGPHFNKHSRRRSRSKSPFKKDKSPIRQPIDNLTPEERDARTVFCMQLAARIRPKDLEEFFSAVGKVRDVRMISDRNSRRSKGIAYIEFVEATSVPLAIGLTGQRVLGVPIIVQASQAEKNRAAAALAASLQKGGAGPMRLYVGSLHFNITEDMLRGIFEPFGKIEGIQLMMDNETGRSKGYGFISFADAECAKKALEQLNGFELAGRPMKVGHVTERSDASSASSFLDNDELERTGIDLGTTGRLQLMARLAEGTGLQIPAAAKQALQMSGSLALGNLANATTTATAPLLPNPGMNQAMNLPTQPLATHCLQLSNMFNPQSEDEPGWDTEIQDDIIEECKKHGGIVHIYIDKNSPQGNVYVKCPTIPGAMAVVSGLHGRWFAGKMITAAYVPLPTYHNLFPDSVTATELLRPTRR; translated from the exons ATGGTGCCAAAATTAAACGGTGGTCCTGGAGGGAAGTTTGGCCCACATTTCAACAAGCACAG CCGCAGGCGCTCTCGGAGCAAGAGTCCCTTTAAGAAAGACAAGAGCCCCATCAG GCAGCCAATAGATAATCTGACCCCAGAGGAGAGAGACGCCCGCACGGTGTTCTGCATGCAGCTGGCTGCCAGAATTAGACCCAAAGATCTGGAAGAGTTCTTCTCAGCAGTAGGAAAA GTTCGTGACGTAAGGATGATCTCAGACAGAAACTCTCGGAGATCAAAGGGCATTGCCTATATTGAGTTTGTAGAAGCGACCTCAGTACCGCTGGCCATTGGGCTGACAGGACAGCGGGTTCTGGGAGTGCCAATTATAGTCCAGGCCTCACAG GCTGAGAAGAACAGGGCAGCAGCAGCACTGGCAGCCAGCCTCCAGAAAGGTGGTGCAGGGCCGATGCGGCTCTATGTGGGCTCCCTCCACTTTAACATAACTGAGGACATGCTCAGGGGTATCTTTGAGCCATTTGGCAAG ATTGAGGGCATCCAGCTAATGATGGACAATGAAACGGGCAGGTCAAAAGGATATGGCTTCATATCA TTTGCAGATGCAGAGTGTGCTAAAAAAGCCCTGGAGCAGCTAAATGGTTTTGAGCTTGCTGGTCGGCCCATGAAGGTCGGTCATGTTACAGAGCGTTCAGATGCGTCTTCAGCCAGCTCCTTCTTGGACAATGATGAGCTGGAGAGAACTGGTATTGACTTGGGCACGACGGGACGCCTTCAGCTGATGGCAAGACTTGCAGAGG GTACAGGATTGCAGATTCCTGCCGCCGCCAAGCAGGCTTTACAGATGAGTGGCTCTCTGGCGCTTGGAAATCTAGCAAATG ctaCGACCACAGCCACAGCTCCCCTACTCCCCAATCCAGGGATGAACCAGGCCATGAACCTTCCAACCCAGCCGCTGGCCACACACTGTTTACAGCTATCCAACATGTTCAATCCACAGTC GGAAGACGAACCAGGGTGGGACACAGAGATACAGGATGACATCATTGAAGAGTGCAAAAAACACGGTGGCATCGTTCACATATACATTGACAAGAACTCTCCTCAA GGAAATGTTTATGTAAAATGTCCGACCATCCCAGGAGCAATGGCTGTTGTCAGCGGCCTCCATGGCCGGTGGTTTGCAG GTAAAATGATCACCGCTGCCTACGTGCCCCTTCCCACTTACCATAACCTGTTTCCAGACTCAGTCACAGCAACGGAGCTCCTGAGGCCCACGCGCCGGTGA